From one Cupriavidus sp. P-10 genomic stretch:
- a CDS encoding GntR family transcriptional regulator encodes MSIDTPVAPPRADSSASDTVFFGIMNGLELGSFVPGQRLVETDLVAQFGVGRNSVREALQRLAAEGIVDLPRHRGAIIRRLTLQETLDVLDVAERMTGLLARAATRGSGNRALAQALRASVQAFVAAEKAHDDEAFSSARRNFYRTLLEMGDNRELRRLFPTIHMPIVHAQHRLSSLRQMRLDDYRHIAMAVLAGDPQTAEAAGTAHVQNVRRAIVERQPA; translated from the coding sequence ATGTCCATCGATACCCCCGTTGCGCCCCCCCGGGCGGACAGCAGCGCGTCTGACACGGTGTTCTTCGGGATCATGAATGGCCTGGAGCTGGGCAGCTTCGTGCCCGGCCAGCGGCTCGTGGAAACAGATCTCGTCGCCCAGTTTGGCGTGGGCCGCAATTCGGTGCGCGAGGCGCTGCAGCGGCTGGCCGCCGAGGGCATTGTCGACCTGCCGCGCCATCGCGGCGCGATCATCCGCCGGCTGACCTTGCAGGAAACCCTCGATGTCCTCGATGTCGCCGAGCGCATGACCGGCCTGCTTGCGCGCGCGGCCACGCGCGGCAGCGGTAACCGGGCACTGGCCCAGGCGCTGCGCGCTTCGGTACAGGCGTTCGTCGCCGCGGAGAAGGCGCATGACGACGAGGCCTTCTCCAGCGCCAGGCGGAATTTCTATCGCACGCTGCTGGAAATGGGCGACAACCGGGAACTGCGCCGGCTGTTCCCGACCATCCATATGCCGATCGTGCACGCGCAGCATCGACTGTCTTCATTGCGACAGATGCGGCTGGACGACTACCGGCACATCGCCATGGCCGTGCTGGCTGGCGACCCTCAGACGGCCGAGGCTGCCGGCACTGCGCACGTGCAGAACGTCCGCCGTGCGATCGTGGAGCGGCAGCCGGCCTGA
- the argH gene encoding argininosuccinate lyase — translation MESKVSRRLTQPTAAEVCEHIYLPRLMREFGSGFRYLTDINQAHLLMLHGSALIPADVAAVLAQALLRIETEGAQAVALDPAREDAYFNYEAHLMQIAGADAGGRLHVARSRNDILATHDRLRARDLALDLLEAMLAVRTVALDKAEAYADVVMPGYTHLQAAQPITYGYYLAGVAEALGRDITRMQHALAALDACPLGAGALAGTAFAIDREATARWLGFSTFAPNSLDAVASRDFAWEMLSAITIGAVSWGRVAQDLYIWATPEFGLIDFPDSVAGTSSIMPQKKNPVVLEYLKGKGGHMLGLLTGALAALKGSHFTHSGDGNRESMRGFWEAGDECLRCLSLLRLVIDTATPQQTGMLTRASRDFSTATDLADALVRDAAMSFRQAHHVVGAVVRDALDQHLPASEISAAMVDEAAMRVAGRPAGLDAAAVARCLDPRQGVAARMAAGGPAPALVRANVTAQRAATTQAQQARDATCARLDTARDALKRSLGHLASLH, via the coding sequence ATGGAATCCAAAGTCAGCCGCCGCCTGACGCAGCCCACTGCCGCCGAGGTTTGCGAGCATATCTACCTGCCCCGCCTGATGCGCGAGTTCGGCAGCGGTTTCCGTTATCTCACCGACATCAACCAGGCGCACCTGCTGATGCTGCACGGCAGCGCGCTGATCCCGGCCGACGTGGCCGCGGTGCTGGCACAGGCATTGCTGCGCATCGAGACCGAAGGCGCGCAGGCCGTGGCGCTGGATCCGGCCCGCGAGGACGCGTATTTCAACTACGAGGCCCACCTGATGCAGATTGCCGGCGCAGACGCCGGCGGACGCCTGCATGTCGCGCGCAGCCGCAACGACATCCTGGCCACGCATGACCGCCTGCGCGCGCGCGACCTTGCGCTCGACCTGCTGGAAGCGATGCTGGCCGTGCGCACGGTCGCGCTGGACAAGGCCGAGGCCTACGCCGATGTGGTAATGCCCGGCTATACCCACCTGCAGGCCGCGCAGCCGATCACGTATGGCTACTACCTGGCCGGCGTGGCCGAAGCGCTCGGCCGCGATATCACGCGCATGCAACACGCGCTGGCGGCGCTGGACGCATGCCCGCTGGGTGCCGGCGCGCTGGCGGGCACGGCGTTTGCCATCGACCGGGAAGCGACCGCGCGCTGGCTGGGATTCAGCACCTTTGCGCCCAATTCGCTCGACGCGGTGGCGTCGCGCGACTTTGCCTGGGAGATGCTGTCGGCGATCACGATCGGCGCGGTGAGCTGGGGCCGCGTCGCGCAGGACCTCTATATCTGGGCGACGCCGGAGTTTGGCCTGATCGACTTCCCGGACAGCGTGGCCGGCACCTCCAGCATCATGCCGCAGAAGAAGAACCCGGTCGTGCTCGAATACCTGAAAGGCAAGGGCGGCCATATGCTTGGCCTGCTGACGGGAGCGCTGGCCGCGCTCAAGGGCAGCCACTTTACCCATTCCGGCGACGGCAACCGCGAGAGCATGCGCGGCTTCTGGGAAGCCGGCGATGAATGCCTGCGCTGCCTGTCGCTGCTGCGCCTGGTGATCGACACCGCGACCCCGCAGCAGACTGGCATGCTGACGCGCGCCAGCCGCGACTTCTCCACGGCCACCGATCTCGCCGATGCGCTGGTGCGCGACGCCGCAATGTCGTTCCGGCAGGCGCACCACGTCGTCGGCGCCGTGGTGCGCGATGCGCTCGACCAGCATCTGCCCGCCAGCGAGATCAGCGCCGCCATGGTCGACGAGGCCGCCATGCGCGTGGCAGGCCGCCCCGCCGGCCTGGACGCCGCCGCGGTCGCCCGCTGCCTGGATCCCAGGCAAGGGGTCGCGGCGCGCATGGCCGCAGGTGGTCCTGCGCCGGCTCTGGTGCGCGCAAACGTCACCGCGCAACGCGCCGCGACTACGCAGGCACAGCAGGCCCGCGACGCCACTTGCGCGCGCCTGGATACGGCCCGCGACGCGCTCAAGCGCTCGCTCGGACACCTCGCCTCGTTGCACTGA
- a CDS encoding LysR family transcriptional regulator yields MNYKQIEAFRAVMLTRSMTEAAAQLHTSQPNISRLISLLEREAGFRLFERVGHRLVPTDEADALFLDVERSFVGLDSLRASARSIRESGVGTLRIGTVPSIAMSVMPQAILAFRARYPDVPIAVHTNDSPTVAKWTAARFCDIGLVSYMAETTGIRSELLRREDGVCIVPATHRLARKRRIHASDLVGEPFISLTHGDGTRTTVDAAFVPDDRRVLTLETPYAATICTMVGMGLGVSVVNPLVVRSLKPAGVKAMPFDPVVVFQSHILLNPQRPVPALAQWFLACLRRVTG; encoded by the coding sequence ATGAACTACAAGCAGATCGAAGCTTTTCGCGCCGTCATGCTGACGCGCTCCATGACGGAAGCGGCGGCGCAGCTGCATACCTCGCAGCCGAATATCAGCCGCCTGATCAGCCTGCTGGAACGGGAGGCAGGCTTCCGGCTGTTCGAGCGTGTCGGCCACCGGCTCGTGCCCACGGACGAGGCCGATGCGCTGTTCCTTGACGTCGAGCGTTCCTTCGTGGGGCTCGACAGCCTGCGCGCCTCCGCGCGCTCCATCCGTGAGTCCGGCGTGGGGACCTTGCGCATCGGCACGGTGCCGTCGATCGCGATGAGCGTGATGCCCCAGGCAATCCTCGCGTTCCGCGCGCGCTATCCGGACGTGCCGATCGCCGTGCACACCAACGACTCGCCGACGGTGGCCAAATGGACCGCTGCCCGCTTTTGCGACATCGGCCTGGTGTCGTACATGGCGGAGACCACCGGTATCCGCAGTGAACTGCTGCGGCGCGAGGACGGTGTGTGCATCGTGCCGGCCACGCACCGGCTGGCGCGCAAGCGGCGTATCCATGCCAGCGACCTCGTCGGCGAGCCCTTTATCTCGCTGACCCACGGCGATGGCACGCGCACGACCGTCGACGCGGCGTTCGTGCCGGATGACCGGCGCGTGCTGACGCTGGAAACACCCTACGCCGCAACCATCTGCACGATGGTCGGCATGGGACTGGGCGTGAGCGTGGTCAATCCGCTGGTGGTACGCAGCCTGAAACCCGCCGGCGTCAAGGCGATGCCGTTCGATCCGGTGGTCGTGTTCCAGAGCCACATCCTGTTGAATCCGCAGCGGCCGGTGCCGGCGCTGGCGCAATGGTTTCTTGCGTGCCTGCGGCGTGTCACCGGATAA
- a CDS encoding mandelate racemase/muconate lactonizing enzyme family protein, with protein MKIVEIREKTFPISSPIRNAYIDFSKMTLSLVAVITDVIRDGKPVVGYGFNSNGRYGQGTLMRERFIPRILEADAESLVDATGDNLDPHKIWDTMFKNEKPGGHGERSVAIGTIDMAVWDAVAKIEGKPLFQLLADRYGNGKPDRKVFVYAAGGYYYPGQDHGKLKDEMRSYIDRGYTVVKKKIGGASLDEDLRRIDSILSVLQDGQKLAVDANGRFDLDTAIQYAKALSQYDLFWYEEPGDPLDFELQATLRNYYDKPMATGEDLFSMQDARNLIRYGGMRPDRDYLQFDCALSYGLVEYLRTLDMLREHGWSASRCIPHGGHQMSLNIAAGLGLGGNETYPDLFQPFGGFPDGIKVEKGYLTMPDLPGIGFEGKSDLYSVMQQLSA; from the coding sequence GTGAAAATCGTAGAAATCCGCGAAAAGACCTTCCCGATCAGCTCGCCCATCCGCAACGCCTACATCGATTTCAGCAAGATGACGCTGAGCCTGGTCGCAGTGATCACCGACGTGATCCGCGACGGCAAGCCCGTAGTCGGGTACGGCTTTAATTCCAACGGCCGGTATGGCCAGGGAACCCTGATGCGCGAGCGCTTCATTCCGCGCATCCTGGAAGCCGATGCTGAGTCGCTGGTCGACGCCACCGGCGACAACCTCGATCCGCACAAGATCTGGGACACGATGTTCAAGAACGAGAAGCCGGGTGGCCATGGCGAGCGTTCCGTGGCCATCGGCACCATCGACATGGCGGTCTGGGATGCTGTCGCCAAGATCGAAGGCAAGCCGCTGTTCCAGTTGCTGGCCGACCGCTACGGCAATGGCAAGCCCGACCGCAAGGTGTTCGTCTATGCCGCCGGCGGCTACTACTACCCCGGCCAGGACCACGGCAAGCTCAAGGACGAGATGCGCAGCTACATCGACCGCGGCTACACCGTGGTCAAGAAGAAGATTGGCGGCGCGTCGCTGGACGAGGATCTGCGCCGCATCGACTCGATCCTGAGCGTGCTGCAGGATGGCCAGAAGCTTGCCGTCGATGCCAACGGGCGCTTCGATCTCGACACTGCCATCCAGTACGCCAAGGCGCTGTCCCAATACGATCTGTTCTGGTACGAGGAGCCGGGCGATCCGCTGGACTTCGAACTGCAAGCCACGCTGCGCAACTACTACGACAAGCCGATGGCCACCGGCGAAGACCTCTTCTCGATGCAGGACGCCCGCAACCTGATCCGCTACGGCGGCATGCGCCCGGATCGCGACTACCTGCAATTTGACTGCGCCCTCAGCTATGGCCTGGTGGAATACCTTCGAACGCTCGACATGCTCAGGGAGCACGGCTGGTCGGCCAGCCGCTGCATTCCGCACGGCGGTCACCAGATGTCGCTGAACATTGCCGCGGGACTGGGCCTGGGGGGCAATGAGACCTACCCCGACTTGTTCCAGCCATTCGGTGGATTCCCCGATGGCATCAAGGTCGAGAAGGGCTACCTCACGATGCCGGACCTGCCCGGTATTGGCTTCGAAGGCAAATCAGACCTGTATAGCGTGATGCAGCAACTGTCGGCCTAA
- a CDS encoding VOC family protein, with product MTQSVFHLAFNITDLGEARRFYGGVLGCKEGRSTDTWVDFDFFGHQISLHLGKPFETARTGRVGNALVPMPHFGIILLLPEWRALADRLTAAGTEFVLAPQVRFEGEAGEQWTMFFIDPFGNPIEVKGFKTWEAVYAH from the coding sequence ATGACGCAGTCCGTTTTTCACCTGGCGTTCAATATCACCGATCTCGGGGAGGCGCGCCGCTTCTACGGCGGCGTGCTTGGCTGCAAGGAAGGCCGCAGCACCGACACCTGGGTCGATTTCGATTTCTTTGGCCACCAGATTTCGCTTCACCTCGGCAAGCCGTTCGAGACCGCGCGCACCGGGCGCGTGGGCAATGCCCTCGTACCGATGCCGCACTTCGGCATTATCTTGCTGCTGCCTGAATGGCGCGCACTGGCCGACCGCCTGACGGCGGCCGGTACGGAATTCGTACTGGCGCCGCAAGTGCGATTCGAAGGCGAGGCGGGCGAGCAGTGGACGATGTTTTTCATCGACCCCTTCGGTAACCCGATTGAAGTGAAGGGGTTCAAGACCTGGGAGGCCGTGTACGCGCACTAG
- a CDS encoding tripartite tricarboxylate transporter substrate-binding protein, giving the protein MWIKQAAARAATLCIVSGLFVASGYARAEYPEKPVTLVVPFVAGGPSDKIARDVAESLRKTLGTTVVVENTAGAGGTIGTARVARATPDGYTLLVHHIGLATAPALYRKLGYKTSDLEFLGLINEAPSTLIGKTGLPPDNLPELQKFIAANGGKLNLANAGVGSASHLCSLLLQSTLKSNMTFVPYKGTAPAMSDIMGGQVDLMCEQATNSTPQIEARKVKAFGVTSAQRSTVPALAGIPTLSEAGLPGFNFTVWHGLYAPRGTPPAVLEKINKALRAALKDPALIKREEALGITVVADDRLSPAGHKKFFDDEANRWTKVIKDAGIQPE; this is encoded by the coding sequence ATGTGGATCAAGCAAGCGGCTGCCCGCGCCGCAACCCTGTGCATTGTTAGCGGCCTCTTCGTCGCATCCGGCTACGCCCGTGCCGAATACCCGGAGAAGCCTGTCACCCTGGTTGTCCCGTTCGTGGCTGGTGGCCCGAGCGACAAGATCGCGCGAGACGTCGCCGAATCGCTGCGCAAGACACTCGGCACGACGGTCGTGGTGGAGAATACCGCCGGCGCCGGCGGTACCATCGGCACCGCACGTGTCGCCCGTGCGACCCCGGATGGCTATACGCTGCTGGTACACCATATCGGCCTGGCGACCGCGCCCGCACTGTACAGGAAGCTCGGTTACAAGACCTCGGACCTGGAGTTCCTGGGCTTGATTAACGAGGCCCCGTCGACACTGATCGGCAAGACCGGCCTGCCGCCAGACAACCTGCCTGAACTGCAGAAGTTTATTGCCGCGAATGGCGGAAAGTTGAACCTGGCCAATGCAGGCGTGGGCTCGGCGTCGCACCTCTGCAGCCTGCTGCTGCAAAGCACGCTGAAGAGCAACATGACCTTCGTACCGTACAAGGGAACGGCGCCCGCGATGTCCGACATCATGGGTGGGCAAGTCGATCTGATGTGCGAGCAGGCCACCAACAGTACGCCGCAGATCGAAGCCAGGAAGGTCAAGGCGTTTGGGGTGACGAGCGCCCAACGATCGACGGTGCCAGCCTTGGCCGGCATTCCGACTCTCAGCGAAGCCGGCCTGCCGGGATTCAACTTTACCGTCTGGCATGGGTTGTATGCGCCGCGCGGTACTCCGCCAGCCGTACTCGAGAAAATCAACAAGGCCCTGCGCGCAGCGCTGAAGGATCCGGCGCTAATCAAACGTGAAGAGGCATTGGGCATTACGGTTGTCGCGGACGACCGTCTCTCACCGGCAGGCCACAAGAAGTTCTTCGACGACGAAGCTAACCGGTGGACGAAGGTCATCAAGGACGCTGGCATTCAGCCGGAGTGA
- a CDS encoding DUF2188 domain-containing protein has translation MQTRIVRVMPAEIGWALELASLDMAPQKFPTMEAAIAAGWSLATREKAELHIHRHDGGVVLRSAWSDIEPG, from the coding sequence ATGCAAACGCGAATTGTTCGCGTTATGCCTGCGGAAATTGGTTGGGCGCTCGAACTGGCCAGCCTCGACATGGCGCCCCAGAAATTCCCAACGATGGAGGCAGCGATCGCCGCGGGCTGGTCGCTGGCTACACGTGAGAAGGCAGAACTGCATATACATCGCCACGATGGTGGTGTCGTTCTGCGCAGTGCGTGGAGCGACATAGAGCCGGGGTGA
- a CDS encoding helix-turn-helix domain-containing protein, protein MPVNIEQVSTRGRPIGDSEAKRKALLRAASSVIADEGYANASLRKVARHAGYTTGAVTYYFANKEELVVALMESAFDRFGTMLESARESGAIRNDIPADILTDQLVAMGDGWMMMYPIEPRRFTPKRMRALIDALAVLVDPVPGEHRDSGMRSKRA, encoded by the coding sequence GTGCCCGTCAATATCGAGCAGGTCTCGACCCGGGGTCGTCCGATCGGCGACAGTGAAGCGAAACGGAAGGCATTGTTGAGGGCAGCATCATCGGTGATTGCGGACGAAGGATATGCCAACGCATCGCTGCGGAAGGTGGCCAGGCACGCGGGCTACACCACCGGTGCGGTGACGTACTACTTTGCGAACAAGGAGGAACTGGTCGTTGCCCTGATGGAAAGCGCATTCGACCGTTTCGGGACGATGCTGGAGTCCGCCCGGGAAAGCGGGGCGATCCGCAACGATATTCCGGCCGATATACTCACCGATCAGCTTGTCGCCATGGGGGATGGGTGGATGATGATGTACCCCATCGAACCCAGGCGATTTACGCCGAAGCGAATGCGGGCGCTCATCGATGCCCTGGCGGTGTTGGTCGATCCGGTTCCAGGCGAGCACCGGGATTCCGGGATGCGCTCCAAACGGGCCTAG
- a CDS encoding SDR family NAD(P)-dependent oxidoreductase, with translation MGDTLLGLAGKRALVTGASSGLGAHFSRLLAAHGAEVVLAARRLDALQSVAKQVEQFGRARCVALDVTSAASRAALVEEAGPIDILVNNAGLVREGPALAHSEEDWDQVLDTNLKGLFFMAQALAPGMRERGGGSIINVASILGLRQAGGVVSYAVSKAGVVQLTKTLALEWARHGIRVNALAPGYIDTELNRDFWQTDAGKALIQRIPQRRLGQLEDLDGPLLLLASDASRYMTGTVLAVDGGHLVNTL, from the coding sequence ATGGGGGATACGTTGCTCGGCCTTGCCGGCAAGCGGGCGCTGGTTACGGGCGCATCGAGCGGGCTTGGCGCGCACTTTTCGCGACTGCTGGCGGCCCACGGCGCTGAAGTGGTGCTGGCGGCACGCCGCTTGGATGCGCTGCAGTCGGTGGCGAAACAGGTGGAGCAATTCGGGCGTGCCCGCTGCGTGGCGCTCGATGTGACCAGCGCCGCGTCGCGCGCGGCGCTGGTGGAAGAAGCCGGGCCCATCGACATCCTGGTCAACAACGCCGGGCTGGTACGCGAAGGGCCGGCGCTTGCGCATTCAGAGGAAGACTGGGATCAGGTGCTGGACACCAATCTCAAGGGCCTGTTCTTCATGGCGCAGGCACTGGCCCCCGGCATGCGCGAGCGCGGTGGCGGCAGCATCATCAACGTGGCGTCGATCCTGGGCCTGCGGCAGGCGGGTGGCGTGGTGTCCTATGCTGTTTCCAAGGCGGGCGTCGTGCAGCTGACCAAGACGCTCGCCCTGGAATGGGCGCGCCATGGCATTCGCGTGAACGCCCTTGCGCCCGGCTACATCGATACCGAGCTGAACCGCGACTTCTGGCAGACCGATGCCGGCAAGGCGCTCATTCAGCGCATTCCGCAGCGCCGCCTGGGGCAGCTCGAGGATCTGGACGGGCCGCTGCTGTTGCTGGCGTCCGATGCTTCGCGCTACATGACGGGCACCGTGCTCGCCGTTGACGGCGGCCATCTGGTCAACACACTCTGA
- a CDS encoding Bug family tripartite tricarboxylate transporter substrate binding protein: protein MKTLANALVATCVTLATSLALAGPYPDKPIRMVVPFPPGGTTDLLGRVLATRLSETLGQQVVVDNRPGAGGTIGSDVVAKAPADGYTLLFGTVGTQSINASLYKKLPFDTQKDFTPVALFAGVPNILVVNPNVPAKTVQELMSYARSHPGALNMGSAGNGTTNHLSGELFKSMAKVKIVHVPYKGSGPAMADLLANQVQLMFDNLPGSLPHVKAGRLRALAVTSATRSPALPDVPTMAEAGVTGYEADVWFGVVGPRNLPPEVVTRLSQEITRIAQDKSMRDKLVQAGASPLTSTQDQFSLRIRKDMEKWARLVKESGASID from the coding sequence ATGAAAACCCTCGCCAATGCCCTGGTTGCCACGTGCGTGACGCTCGCGACAAGTCTTGCCCTGGCCGGCCCCTACCCCGACAAGCCGATCCGCATGGTCGTGCCCTTTCCGCCCGGCGGCACCACCGACCTGCTCGGCCGCGTGCTCGCGACCCGGCTGTCCGAAACGCTGGGCCAGCAGGTCGTGGTCGACAACCGTCCGGGCGCAGGCGGCACCATCGGCTCCGACGTGGTGGCCAAGGCGCCGGCAGATGGCTACACGCTGCTGTTCGGCACGGTGGGCACGCAGTCCATCAACGCGTCGCTGTACAAGAAGCTGCCGTTCGATACGCAGAAGGACTTCACGCCAGTCGCGCTGTTCGCCGGCGTGCCCAACATCCTGGTGGTCAATCCCAATGTGCCGGCAAAGACCGTGCAGGAACTGATGAGCTACGCCAGGAGCCATCCCGGCGCGCTCAATATGGGTTCGGCCGGCAATGGCACCACCAACCACCTGTCCGGCGAGTTGTTCAAATCGATGGCAAAGGTGAAGATCGTCCACGTACCCTATAAGGGTAGCGGCCCGGCCATGGCCGACCTGCTCGCCAACCAGGTCCAGTTGATGTTCGACAACCTGCCCGGCTCGCTGCCGCACGTGAAGGCCGGGCGCCTGCGCGCGCTGGCCGTGACCAGCGCCACGCGCTCCCCCGCGCTGCCCGACGTTCCGACCATGGCCGAGGCCGGCGTGACCGGCTACGAAGCCGATGTATGGTTCGGCGTGGTGGGACCGCGCAACTTGCCGCCCGAGGTGGTCACCCGCCTGTCGCAGGAAATCACGCGCATCGCGCAGGACAAGTCCATGCGCGACAAGCTGGTGCAGGCGGGAGCGTCGCCGCTGACGTCGACGCAGGACCAGTTCTCGCTGCGGATCCGCAAGGATATGGAGAAGTGGGCCAGGCTGGTGAAGGAATCGGGCGCGAGTATCGACTGA
- a CDS encoding LysR family transcriptional regulator codes for MKTEIASELEFFVLIARHGTLAAAAREMDLTPPAATKRLALMESRLGVRLVNRTTRRISLTNEGETYLAYAQRILADLREMESVVASSGAEPRGLLRVNATLGFGRTTIAPLVSEFAKRFTQVEVQLEVTDRPVDLVDSGVDLAIRFGTLPDNRLSARRIMSNRRFLCASPVYLDKFGSPESLSELHQHRCIIHRQNDEAHAIWRFEQEGHHESVKVAGALSSNDGDIVLGWALDGHGILIRSEWDLAKYLESGRLRVVLPQFRLPSADLFVYYSQRRNQTARARAFIDFLVARFQNSATA; via the coding sequence GTGAAGACTGAGATCGCGTCCGAACTGGAGTTCTTCGTCCTGATCGCTCGGCACGGCACTCTGGCGGCCGCGGCGCGCGAAATGGATCTGACACCCCCGGCAGCGACCAAGAGGCTCGCCCTGATGGAAAGCCGGCTTGGCGTTCGCCTGGTGAATCGCACCACGCGGCGCATCAGCCTGACGAACGAAGGCGAAACCTACCTGGCATATGCCCAAAGGATCCTGGCCGACCTCCGCGAGATGGAAAGCGTCGTGGCGAGCAGCGGTGCCGAACCGCGCGGACTGCTCCGCGTCAATGCAACACTCGGCTTCGGACGGACCACCATTGCGCCTCTGGTTTCCGAGTTTGCAAAGCGCTTTACGCAGGTGGAGGTGCAGCTTGAGGTCACGGATCGCCCTGTAGACCTGGTGGACAGTGGAGTCGACCTGGCGATCCGCTTCGGGACGCTTCCGGATAATCGGTTGAGTGCAAGGCGGATCATGTCGAATCGCCGCTTTCTCTGCGCTTCCCCGGTCTACCTGGACAAGTTCGGCTCTCCTGAATCATTGTCCGAACTTCACCAGCATCGCTGCATCATTCACAGGCAGAACGACGAAGCCCACGCCATCTGGCGCTTCGAGCAGGAGGGTCATCACGAAAGCGTGAAGGTCGCCGGGGCGCTATCCAGCAACGATGGGGACATCGTTCTCGGCTGGGCCCTTGATGGGCACGGCATCCTGATCCGTTCCGAGTGGGACCTGGCAAAGTATCTGGAGAGCGGCCGGCTGCGAGTCGTCTTGCCGCAGTTCAGACTGCCGTCGGCCGATCTCTTTGTTTACTACTCGCAGCGCCGTAATCAGACAGCACGCGCGCGCGCCTTCATTGACTTCCTGGTAGCAAGATTTCAGAATTCCGCGACTGCCTGA
- a CDS encoding acyl-CoA dehydrogenase family protein: MFTPCPTERSREIADRVERFVRDVVAPYEQDPRCTAHGPSAELVEELRARAREAGVMTPHILADGSHLNQRETAAVLKRSGLSPLGPVAVNTMAPDEGNMFLLGKVASAAQKARFLDPLIRGDARSAFFMTEPAEEDGAGSDPSMLRTTAVRDGDDWVLNGRKKFITGAEGASVGIVMARTGEGERAQATMFLVDLPHPAIRTERVLDTIDSSMPGGHALVLIDGLRVPADQVLGEVNEGFRYAQVRLSPARLSHCMRWFGTVTRADEIARAYATTRKAFGKLLIDHEGVGFMLAENLIDLQQAALMIDWCAGVLDTGSAGTAESSMAKVAVSEALFRVADRCVQILGGNGVSRDTIVEQAFRELRAFRIYDGPTEVHKWSLAKKIKRDTLGASQQGCPAHCR; encoded by the coding sequence ATGTTCACCCCCTGTCCCACCGAAAGAAGCCGGGAGATCGCGGACCGCGTCGAGCGCTTTGTGCGCGATGTCGTGGCGCCGTACGAACAGGATCCGCGCTGCACTGCGCATGGCCCTTCGGCCGAGCTGGTCGAGGAGCTTCGCGCCAGGGCGCGCGAGGCGGGCGTCATGACGCCGCATATCCTTGCCGATGGCAGCCACCTGAACCAGCGCGAAACGGCCGCCGTGCTCAAGCGCTCGGGCTTGTCTCCGCTTGGTCCGGTCGCCGTCAATACCATGGCGCCCGACGAAGGCAACATGTTCCTGCTGGGCAAGGTGGCATCCGCGGCGCAGAAGGCGCGGTTCCTTGATCCGCTGATCCGTGGGGACGCCCGCTCGGCGTTCTTCATGACCGAGCCCGCGGAAGAGGACGGCGCAGGGTCGGACCCGTCGATGCTGCGCACCACGGCGGTTCGCGATGGCGATGACTGGGTGCTCAACGGCCGCAAGAAGTTCATCACCGGCGCCGAAGGTGCCAGCGTGGGCATCGTGATGGCACGAACCGGCGAGGGCGAGCGCGCGCAGGCCACGATGTTCCTCGTCGACCTGCCGCACCCGGCCATCCGGACCGAGCGCGTGCTCGACACGATCGACAGCTCCATGCCGGGCGGGCATGCGCTGGTCCTCATTGACGGCCTGCGCGTGCCTGCCGACCAGGTACTGGGCGAGGTGAACGAAGGCTTTCGCTATGCCCAGGTACGGCTGTCGCCGGCGCGGCTTTCCCATTGCATGCGCTGGTTCGGCACGGTCACGCGCGCCGATGAGATCGCACGGGCCTACGCCACGACGCGCAAGGCGTTCGGCAAGCTGCTGATCGACCATGAAGGCGTCGGCTTCATGCTGGCAGAAAACCTGATCGACCTGCAGCAGGCTGCGCTGATGATCGACTGGTGCGCCGGCGTGCTCGACACAGGTTCGGCGGGCACCGCCGAAAGCTCGATGGCCAAGGTTGCGGTCTCCGAAGCATTGTTCCGCGTCGCGGACCGTTGCGTGCAGATTCTGGGCGGCAACGGCGTGTCGCGCGACACCATCGTCGAGCAGGCGTTCCGGGAGCTGCGTGCGTTCCGGATCTACGACGGCCCGACCGAGGTCCACAAGTGGTCGCTGGCGAAGAAGATCAAGCGCGATACGCTGGGGGCGTCGCAGCAGGGCTGCCCGGCGCATTGTCGCTGA